A window from Triticum aestivum cultivar Chinese Spring chromosome 6D, IWGSC CS RefSeq v2.1, whole genome shotgun sequence encodes these proteins:
- the LOC123145590 gene encoding probable pectin methyltransferase QUA2 (The sequence of the model RefSeq protein was modified relative to this genomic sequence to represent the inferred CDS: added 121 bases not found in genome assembly) yields the protein MSRPLYRGFSGGGGGKDRCADEGRHYDPKEPCENGIGATTAARGRKRHLAAAAARIGVLVLAAAALVGSVAWAGSLYAGRGAAAAMAAASAHRGYRRLQEQLVTDLLDIGALAGGGLRSREAEACAAEYENHVPCYYNGSDAVDVSDLGGGVVISYERQCSREGRATCLVAPPRAYRTPVRWPSSKEFIWKDNVRISGHEFSSGSLFKRMMVEEDQISFPSDAHMSDGVEDYAHQIAEMIGLRNEFNFNEAGVRTVLDIECGFGTMGAHLFERDLLTMCIANYEASGSQVQITLERGIPALIGSFASKQLPYPYLSFDMVHCARCNIEWDKNDGIFLVEVDRLLRPGGYFVWTSSLHTHRALRDKENQKKWATIRDLANNLCWEILSQQEETIVWKKTNKRDCYSSRKSEPVLCARSHDPELPYYKPLNPCIAGTRSKRWIPIEHRTTWPSQARLNSTELDIHGVNSEVFGEDTSTWDSMVRNYWSLLSPLIFSDHPKRPGDEEPHPPFNMLRNVLDMNAHFGGFNAALLKSGKSVWVMNVVPINAPNYLPLIFDRGFIGVQHDWCEAFPTYPRTYDMVHADGFLSLEKRQKRRCSTLDIFLEVDRILRPEGWIIIRDTAPLIEAARSVAAQLRWDARILDLDIASDEKLLVCQKPFLKK from the exons CCGCGCGGGGGAGGAAGCGGCACctggcggccgcggcggcgaggaTCGGGGTCCTCGTgctcgcggcggcggcgctcgTGGGGTCGGTGGCGTGGGCCGGGTCGCTCTACGCGGGGCGCGGGGCCGCCGCGGCGATGGCCGCGGCCTCGGCGCACCGCGGCTACCGGCGGCTGCAGGAGCAGCTGGTCACCGAcctgctcgacatcggcgcgctcGCCGGCGGCGGGCTCCGCTCGCGGGAGGCGGAGGCGTGCGCGGCCGAGTACGAGAACCACGTGCCCTGCTACTACAACGGCTCGGACGCCGTCGACGTCTCGGATCTGGGCGGCGGCGTCGTCATCAGCTACGAGCGCCAGTGCTCGCGGGAGGGCAGGGCCACCTGCCTCGTCGCGCCGCCGCGGGCCTACCGCACCCCCGTTCGCTGGCCCAGCAGCAAGGAGTTCATCTGGAAGGACAACGTGCGGATTAGCGGCCATGAATTCTCTTCGGGGAGCCTCTTCAAGAG GATGATGGTGGAGGAGGACCAGATCTCTTTCCCGTCGGACGCACATATGTCTGACGGTGTGGAGGATTACGCGCATCAGATTGCGGAGATGATTGGCCTGCGGAACGAGTTCAATTTCAATGAGGCTGGG GTGAGGACAGTCCTTGATATAGAATGCGGATTTGGTACCATGGGGGCACATCTATTTGAGAGAGACCTCTTGACTATGTGCATTGCTAACTATGAGGCATCAGGCAGTCAAGTGCAAATCACACTAGAGAGAGGAATTCCTGCACTGATTGGTTCATTTGCATCAAAGCAGCTTCCATATCCCTATCTTTCATTTGATATGGTGCATTGTGCAAGATGCAATATTGAATGGGACAAAAACG ATGGTATTTTCTTGGTTGAAGTGGACAGGCTCTTGAGGCCTGGTGGATACTTTGTTTGGACATCAAGTCTGCATACACACAGGGCCTTACGCGACAAAGAAAATCAAAAGAAATGGGCAACCATCCGCGACTTAGCTAATAACCTCTGTTGGGAGATTTTGTCACAACAAGAGGAGACAATTGTGTGGAAAAAGACAAATAAAAGGGATTGTTACAGTTCAAG GAAATCCGAGCCTGTGCTTTGTGCTAGAAGTCATGATCCGGAATTGCCATACTACAAACCACTAAATCCCTGCATAGCAGGAACAAGAAGTAAGCGTTGGATCCCCATTGAACATCGCACAACATGGCCTTCTCAGGCTAGATTGAACTCAACCGAGCTTGATATACATG GTGTGAATTCGGAAGTCTTTGGTGAGGATACTTCAACCTGGGACTCCATGGTGCGAAACTACTGGTCTTTATTGTCTCCACTTATATTTTCTGATCATCCAAAGAGACCTGGTGATGAGGAGCCACATCCACCATTTAACATGCTTAGGAATGTTCTGGATATGAATGCTCACTTTGGTGGATTTAATGCTGCTTTACTCAAGTCTGGAAAATCTGTATGGGTGATGAATGTTGTTCCTATAAATGCCCCGAACTATCTGCCGCTTATTTTTGACCGTGGATTTATTGGGGTTCAACATGACTG GTGTGAAGCATTTCCAACTTACCCAAGAACGTATGATATGGTACATGCTGATGGATTTCTATCACTTGAAAAGCGCCAAAAACGTAGATGTTCTACTCTTGACATATTCTTGGAAGTTGATCGCATCCTACGACCAGAG GGCTGGATTATAATACGTGACACCGCCCCTCTTATTGAAGCTGCAAGATCTGTTGCTGCTCAGCTCAGATGGGATGCCCGTATATTGGATCTTGACATAGCCAGCGATGAAAAACTGTTGGTCTGTCAGAAGCCCTTTCTGAAAAAATAA